GCTGGTATACCAGCTCGGGGGGCAGGAGTTCCACCCTTTGTACTCCCAGGGTGTTCTGGGCCGTCACCAGGGTGAGGGCGCTGGTGCCATAGACGCCGAAGCGGAAGAAGGTCTTAAGGTCTGCCTGCACCCCGGCCCCGCCCCCGGAGTCCGAGCCAGCTATGGTAAGGGCTACCCGCACACCCTACCCCTAACCCACGGGCAGTTCCATCCGGGCCCGCCCCTTAAGGACCGCCTCCACCAGGTTCATGGGGCAGAAGGGGCCGCACATGCTGCAGGCCTTGGTCTTGGAGCCCCGCTCCTCCTTGAGCCTCCGGGCTTCCTCGGGATAGAGGCAGAGGGCGAACTGGCCTTCCCAGTCCAGGCGGTAGCGGGCCTCGGACATGAGGCGGTTCCGCTCCAAAGCCCGAGGGTTCCCCCGGGCCACGTCGGCGGCATGGGCGGCGATCTTGAAGGCGATCACCCCCTCCTTTACGTGCTCTGGGGTGGGGAGGCCCAGGTGCTCCGCCGGCGTGAGGTAGCAGAGCATATCCGCCCCCATCCAGCCCGCCAAGGCCCCGCCGATGGCCCCGGCGATGTGGTCAAAGCCGGCGGTGGTATCCACGGGGAGCATGCCCAGGATGTAGAAGGGAGCGTGGCCGGTGAGCTTCTTTTGGATCTGCACGTTGGTGGCCACCTCGTTCAAGGGGATGTGCCCAGGCCCCTCCACCATGGCCTGCACCCCCGCCCGGCGGGCCCTTTCCACCAACTCCCCAATGGTGAGGAGCTCGGCCATCTGGGCCCGGTCGGTGCTGTCCGCCAGGGAACCGGGCCTGAGGCCATCCCCCAAGGAAAGGGTCATGTCGTAGGTGCGGGCGATGTCCAAGAGGTCGTCAAAGCGGGCGTAGAGGGGGTTCTCCTCCCCCCGCTTCAGCATCCAGGCGGCCAGGAGCCCCCCGCCCCGGCTCACGATCCCCGTGGTGCGCTCTGTGTGACGGTAGACCTCCAGGTTCTTCAGGGTCACCCCCACGTGCACGGTGATGTAGTCCACCCCCTGCTTCCCGTGCTCGTCAATCACCTGGAAGAGTTCGTCCGCGGACATGTCAAAGAAGCTCTTCCTCCTGGCGGCGCGGAACTCCGCCTCGTAGATGGGCACGGTACCCAAGGGGACCGTGGCCACCTCGAGGATCCGCTCCCTTATGGCCCTTAGGTCCCCTCCCGTGGAGAGGTCCATGATGGTATCCGCCCCATAGCGGATGGCCACCTGGGCCTTCGCCACCTCCTCCTCCAGGTTCACGTAATCGTAGGAGGTGCCCAGGTTGGCGTTCACCTTCACGCTAAGCCCCTCCCCGATCCCCTTGAAGTCCTTAAGGGTGCGGTGGTTGGGGTTCCGGGGGATTACGATCCGGCCCGAAGCCACCCCTTCCCGCACCACTTCCGGGGAAACCCCCTCCTTTTCGGCCACATAGGCCATCTCCTCGGTGACGATGCCTTTTCTCGCCGCTTCCAGCTGGGTCATGGTTCCACCCCCATGAGTTCCAGAATCCTTTTGGCCGTCCAAGGGGCCAGGAGGACCCCATTCCTCCCGTGGCCCACCGCCGCCCATACGCCCTCCTCCACCTGGCCCACGAAGAGCTCCCCCACCGGCCTATACCCCCAAAGGGCTTCCCTAAAGCGCGCCCCTTCCAGCTCTGGAAAGCGCTCATGGGCGTAGTCTGCAAGCCACCGTAGCCCAAAGAGGTCCACCCCTGGGGCCCACCCTTCCCGGCTGGTGGCCCCCACGTACACCCCCCCTTCCCGGGGGAGGAGATAACCCTCCCCGGCAAAAAGGGGCTGAGGGGGCTGGGCCTCAGGAGGCCCCACCAGGACCAGGGCCTCCCCCTTTAGGGGGCGCACCCTAAGGCCAAACCGCCCGGCCCAGGCCCCCACCGCCAGGAGGGTGCGCCTGGCCTGGGCGGAAAACGCCCCTTCCCTGCCCCGCCCCTGGACCCGCCCCGGCTCCACCCTTTCCACCTCCGCCTGGATAAGAGGGGTGTCCATGGAGGCCAGGGCCTTCAGCAAGGCCTCCCGTAGCCTTCTGGGATGCACGTATCCCCCGGGGAAGGTGCGCACCTTTCTTCCACCTCGCACCGGGTAGGAAAGGGGTTCTCTGGCCTCCCAGGCCTCCTCCTCGCCCTGGGTGAGGGCCACCACCTGGGTACCGGAAAAGCCCGCCTCCACCTCTAAGCCCCAACCCCTAAGGTCCTCCATGAGGATGGGGTAGTACTCCAGGCCCAAGAGGGCGGCCTGAAGCACCTCCCCGGAAAGCCCCTCGGGGTAGGGGGCCAGCATGCCCGCGCTGGCCAGGGTGGCGGCCCCTTCCTTGCCGGCATCCAGGAGGAGGACGGAAAGCCCCCGCTTCCGAAGCTCATAGGCCGCCAGGGCCCCGATGATGCCGGCCCCCACCACGATGGCGTCCGCCTTCACCGGCTAACCCCTCCCAACGGAACGCCCTCCGTGGGGCTCGAGGGGCTCGCCCCCTCCCTGGGCCGCATGGGCCCCGCCAGGTACGCCTTCCTCCCCGCCTCCACCGCCAAGCGGAAGGCCTCGGCTATGGCCACGGGGTCCTTGGCCTCGGCGATGGCGGTGTTGACCAGTACCGCATCCAGGCCCATCTCCATCACCTCCGCCGCATGGGAGGGTAGGCCCAGCCCCGCGTCCACCACCACCGGGGGAAGGGAGGCCTTCTCCCGGGCAAAGAGCTCCAAAAGAGCTCGGGTCCGCACCCCCCAGCCGGAGCCGATGGGGGCCGCCAAGGGCATCACCGTGGCCGTGCCCAGCGCCGCAAGCCTCTTGGCCACGACCAGGTCGGGGCCGATATAGGGGAGGACCGTGAAACCTTCCTCCAGAAGCTTTTCCGCCGCCTTCAGGGTCTCTAGGGGGTCGGGAAGGAGATAGCTGGGATCGGGGATCACTTCCAGTTTCACCCACCTCTCCCCCGTGAGGACCCGGCCCAACCGGGCAATCCTAAGGGCCTTCTCCGCGGTTTTGGCCCCGGCGGTGTTGGGGAGAAGCCTAACCCCCTCCAGGGCCTCCAGGAGTCCCACATGCCCGGGCATCCTGGCCTCCACCCGGCGGATGGCCACGGTGACCACCTCGGCCCCTGAAGCCCTAATGGCCTCCCGCATCACCCCAAAGTCCTTGAACTTGCCCGAGCCCAGGATGAGGCGGCTTTTAAGCTCGGTATCCCCTACCTTCCAGGTGTCCATCTAGCCTCCTTGCATGAGGGTGACCACCTCCACCACATCCCCTTCCCTCAGGACGCGGTGGGGAAGCTCCCGCCCCGGGTAGGCCTCCTCGTTGAGCAAGACCGCCACCCGGGATGGCTCCACACCCAGCTCCTCCAGGACCTCCCTAAGCGTCTTTCCTTCCAAGGGCTTGGCCTCGCCGTTAAGCCACACCATAAAGCCTCTCCCGAAAAGCCCGCGCTGCCTTTTCCGGGTTTTCCGCATCCAGGATGGCCCGCACCACCACCACCCGGCTTGCCCCGGCTTGCAAAACCTCGTCCAGGTTCTCCAGGGTGATGCCGCCGATGGCGTACCAGGGCTTTTCCGGAAGGTTTTCCCTGGCCCAGCGCACATAGGCCAGGCCGGCGGCGGGCCTTCCCGGCTTGGTGGGGGTTTCCCAGACCGGCCCCACGGAGAGGTAGTCGGCACCCTCCTCCAAGGCTTTCCGGGCCTGCTCAGGGGCGTGGGTGGAGCGGCCCACCATGCCGGAGAAAAAGCGACGGGCTTCCTGGGGTGTAAGGTCCCCCTGCCCCAGGTGCACCCCATCGGCTCCCAGGAGGGCCGCCAGGTCCGGCCGGTCGTTGAGGAAGAAGGGCGCCCCGTAGCGCCGGGCTAGGGAGAGCATCCTTTCCCCTAGCTCCAGGATGGGCCTGGCCTCCCAGTCCTTGGCCCGGAGCTGCACCACCTCTACCCCGCCCGCCAAGGCTCTTTCCGTGCGGTCTAAGATCTCCCCAAAGGACCAACCGGGCCTAGGGGTTACCACCAAATAAAGCCTTCCCAGCAAGCTTCCACCTCCTCGGCGCGTTCAGCCCGGGTTAATGCAAAAGGCGAGGGGTCCGAGCCCAAGCGCTCCGAGGAAGGGGCAGCGAATTGTGGTGAGGTTTCCTCCGCATAGGCTTCCCTCCGCCGGCATTACCCGGATCAGGTTCTAAGGGTTGCTGGGAGAGACCCAGCTCTCAGCCCCTCGCTTGGGGCACCCCTAGCCTGCCCTTTGATTATAGCATGCCCGAGGCGTGGGGTCCCGCTCGCGGAATCCTCTGACACCCCGAGGCCTCCCCTGCCAAGCAGATGCTTATGGGAGAGCTTATGGTCTACCCCCATGGATCCTCGCACATACCCTTGACTTTCATAGACTCAATGGTATACTATGCCGCCAGCCCCCTTTCGGGGGAAGGAGGCGCAATGGGCGAGACCTTGTTTGAGAAAGGAAGGAGCCTAAACCAGGCGGAAGCGGAGATCCGCTACCTGGAGGCCATGATCCCCCGCCTCGAGGCGGGGGAGGAAGACCCTGAGGATTTCAGGGTCTACCGCTTAAAAAACGGCATCTACGGCATCCGGGGTAGGCCCGAGCATCATATGGTCCGCATCAAGCTTCCTGCGGGGCGGATCAGCCCGGAGGCGCTAAGGGTCTTGGCGGAGGTGGCCGAGCAGTACGCAGAGAACCGCCTGGCCCACGTGACCACCCGTCAGGCGGTCCAGCTACACCATGTGCACCGCAGGTACCTACCGGAGCTTTTGCGCAAGGTAAACCGGGTAGGCCTCACCACCCGCGAGGCCTGCGGCCACTCCATCCGGGCCATCACCTGCTGCCCCTTTGCCGGGGTCTCCCCCGAGGAACCCTTCGACGTGACCCCTTACGCCGAGGCCACCTACCGCTACTTCCTCCGCCACCCCGTGGGGCAGAACCTGCCCCGTAAGTTCAAGATCGCCTTTGAGGGATGCGGCACCGACCACGCCCGCACCCCCATCCACGACATTGGAGCGGTGGCGGCGTTGGAGGGGGGCAAAAGAGGCTTCCGCCTCTACGTGGGTGGGGGCCTGGGGGCTGCTCCCATGAGCGCCGAGCCCTTGGAGCCCTTCACCCCAGAGGAGGACCTTCTCCCCACCATCCTAGCCGTTCTCCGCCTCTTTGACCGCCATGGCAACCGCAAGGTCCTAACCCAGGCCCGGCTTAAGTTCCTGGTCAAGAAGTGGGGGATCGCCGCCTTTCGCGAGGCGGTGCGGGAGGAAAGGCGCATCGTGAAGTTAACCGCCAGCGGGGAGGATCTCAAGGCCTGGCAGCCGCCCCAGGACTCCTCGCCTCCTCCCCTACCCTCCCCCCCAAGAAAACCCTTCTCCTTTGCCCCGGGGTTTGACGAGTGGCGCCGCACCAACCTCTTCCGCCAGAAGCAGGAGGGGTACTATACCGTCACCGTTCGCCTCCCCTTGGGGGACATCACACCCAAGGGGCTTAGGGCCCTGGCGGCAATCGCCGAAACCTATGCCGGCGAGGTGCGAAGCGCCATCAGCCAGAACCTCCTCCTCCGCTTTGTGCCGGAGGAAGCCTTGGGCGGGCTCTACGAAGCCCTTTTGCAGGCCGGTCTAGCCTCTCCCCAGGCCCATACCATCCTGGACATCACCCGCTGCCCCGGGGCCGATACCTGTAACCTGGCCATCACCCACTCCCGGGGCCTGGCGCAAGCCCTCGAGGCCCACTTGGCAAACCTTCCCCTGGTCCGCGACCCCGGGCTAAGACCCATCGCCATGAAGATCTCCGGCTGCCCAAACTCCTGCGGCCAGCACCACATCGCCGACATCGGCTTCTATGGGTCCAGCCGCAAGGTGGGGGAGAGGGAGGTTCCCCATTACACCCTGCTCCTGGGCGGGCGCACTCGGGAAGGGGAAGCTCGCTTCGGCCAGATCGTGGCCCGCATTCCCGCGAGGCGCACTCCAGAGGCGGTGGAAAGGATCCTTAGGCGCTACCAGCAGGAACGGCAGGAGGGGGAAAACTTCCAAGCCTTCCTAGACCGGGTAGGGGTAGCCTCCTTCAAGCCCCTTCTGGCCGATCTTCAGGAGATCCCCCCTTACGAGGAGGCCCCGGGGTTCTACGAGGATCTGGGAGCGGAAGGGGAGGTTTTCCAGGTGAGCCTGGGGCGGGGAGAGTGCGCCGTATAGCGTAACCGGGAGGCAAGGGCATGCGACTGGCCTATACCGGTTTCAGGAGGAGGGAGGAGTTCAAGGTCCTAGCGAAAAAGCTAGGCTTCACCCCCCTCCTTTTCCCCGTGCAGGCCACGGAGAAGGTACCCGTGCCCGAGTACTGGGATGCCCTTTGGCGGCTGGCCTCAGGGGTAGACCTGTTCCTGGCCACCACCGGGGTGGGTGTGAGGGAGCTCCTGGAGGGGGGAAGGGCTTTAGGGCTGGACCTCGAGGGTAGCCTGCGCCGAGCCCACCGCCTAGCCCGGGGAACCAAGGCGGCCAGGACCCTAAGGGAACTGGGGCATCCTCCCCACGGGGTGGGGGACGGCACCAGCCTAAGCCTCGTCCCCCTGCTTCCCGAAGGGCCCGGGGCAGCTGCCCTCCAGCTCTACGGCAAGCCCCTCCCCCTTCTGGAAAAGGTCCTGGAAGAAAAGGGCTACCGTGTCCTTTCCCTCATGCCTTACCGCCACCTGCCGGACCCCAAGGGCATCCACCTTTTGGAGGAGGGCATCCTTGCCGGTGGGGTGGATGCGGTAGCCTTTGTGGCCGCCATCCAGGTGGAGTTCCTCTTTGAAGGAGCTAGGAATCCAGAAGGACTTAAGGAAGCCTTTCGGCGAGGGGTGAGAGCTGTTGCCGTGGGCAGGGTTACCGCGGATGCCCTAAGGGAATGGGGGGTAGCTCCGTTTTACGTGGACCAACAGGAAAGGCTGGGAAGCATGTTGCAAGGGTTTTTGCGCGCTTTGCGGGAGGTGGTATGACCTACTTCCCCCTCATGCTGGACCTAAGGGATAGGCCCGTACTCCTCATCGCTGGCGGGCCGGAGACGGAGGCCAAGCTAAGAGCCCTCCTGGAGGCCCAGGCCCGGGTCACGGTCTTGGCCGAGGCAACGGGCCCGGACCGCCATGGCCTGGCGGCCATGGCGAGGGAGGGTAGGATTCGCTGGATTCCCCGGGCTTACCGGGAAGGTGACCTAGAGGGGTTCTACCTGGTGGTGAGCCATCCCCAGGATAGGTCCATACACCCCCAGGTTAAGGCGGAGGCGGAAAGGCGAAGGGTATTCCTTGTAGCCGTGGACGACCCGGAAAACGCCACCGCCATCCTCCCGGCCGTGCTGAGGAGGGGGGAACTGGTGGTGGCCCTCTCCACCTCCGGTGCTGCCCCGGCCCTAGCGGTGCGGCTTAAGGAGCGCCTGGGGAACCTTTGGGGGAGGGAGTACGGGGAAGTCGTGGCCTACCTGCGGAGCCTAAGGCCCAGGATAGCGCAAATCCCGGACTTCGCTGAACGCAGGCAGCTTTGGTACCGCATCGTAGACCTAGTCTTAGAAGAGCTGGACCTGGACCCGGAAAAGGGTCTGGATAGGGCCAAAGCCAAGGTGGAAGAAGCGCTAAGGGAGGGCTAGGGCATGGACAAGGTAGAGGCGGCAAAGGCCATCATCCAGGAGGCGCTAGCCGGTAGCCAGGCTCCCTGCTTCACCTGCAGCTTCCAGGCAGAGGATGTGGCAATGCTACACCTCCTCCTAGGCGAAAGGCCCGATGTTCCCGTCCTCTTCCTGGACACCGGCTACCACTTCCCCGAGGTCTACGCCTACCGGGATGAGCTAAGGGAACGGCTGGGCTTCCGGCTTGTCAACCTCACTCCCAATCTCTCTCGGGAGGAGCAGGAGAAGCTCTACGGGAAGCTTTACGAGACCGATCCAGCCCGTTGCTGCCAAATGCGCAAGGTGGAACCCCTTTTCCAGGCCCTGGAGGGCTACGACACCTGGTTTACAGGCCTCAGGCGGGAACAATCCCCCACCCGGGCCAATCTGAAGCCTCTAGAGGAGGCCATCCTCCCCAGCGGCCACCGCCTGAGGAAGGTAAGCCCCCTATACGACTGGACCCTAAAGGAGGTCTTTGCCTACCTGGCTGTAGCTGACCTCCCCTACCTCCCCCTTTACGACCAAGGTTATCTCTCCATCGGCTGTGCCCCTTGCACGGCCAAGCCCTTGGACCCCAAGGACCCCCGCTCCGGCCGCTGGGCGGGCAAGGGGAA
The window above is part of the Thermus albus genome. Proteins encoded here:
- the thiE gene encoding thiamine phosphate synthase yields the protein MLGRLYLVVTPRPGWSFGEILDRTERALAGGVEVVQLRAKDWEARPILELGERMLSLARRYGAPFFLNDRPDLAALLGADGVHLGQGDLTPQEARRFFSGMVGRSTHAPEQARKALEEGADYLSVGPVWETPTKPGRPAAGLAYVRWARENLPEKPWYAIGGITLENLDEVLQAGASRVVVVRAILDAENPEKAARAFRERLYGVA
- a CDS encoding thiazole synthase; protein product: MDTWKVGDTELKSRLILGSGKFKDFGVMREAIRASGAEVVTVAIRRVEARMPGHVGLLEALEGVRLLPNTAGAKTAEKALRIARLGRVLTGERWVKLEVIPDPSYLLPDPLETLKAAEKLLEEGFTVLPYIGPDLVVAKRLAALGTATVMPLAAPIGSGWGVRTRALLELFAREKASLPPVVVDAGLGLPSHAAEVMEMGLDAVLVNTAIAEAKDPVAIAEAFRLAVEAGRKAYLAGPMRPREGASPSSPTEGVPLGGVSR
- a CDS encoding NAD(P)/FAD-dependent oxidoreductase encodes the protein MKADAIVVGAGIIGALAAYELRKRGLSVLLLDAGKEGAATLASAGMLAPYPEGLSGEVLQAALLGLEYYPILMEDLRGWGLEVEAGFSGTQVVALTQGEEEAWEAREPLSYPVRGGRKVRTFPGGYVHPRRLREALLKALASMDTPLIQAEVERVEPGRVQGRGREGAFSAQARRTLLAVGAWAGRFGLRVRPLKGEALVLVGPPEAQPPQPLFAGEGYLLPREGGVYVGATSREGWAPGVDLFGLRWLADYAHERFPELEGARFREALWGYRPVGELFVGQVEEGVWAAVGHGRNGVLLAPWTAKRILELMGVEP
- the thiC gene encoding phosphomethylpyrimidine synthase ThiC; this translates as MTQLEAARKGIVTEEMAYVAEKEGVSPEVVREGVASGRIVIPRNPNHRTLKDFKGIGEGLSVKVNANLGTSYDYVNLEEEVAKAQVAIRYGADTIMDLSTGGDLRAIRERILEVATVPLGTVPIYEAEFRAARRKSFFDMSADELFQVIDEHGKQGVDYITVHVGVTLKNLEVYRHTERTTGIVSRGGGLLAAWMLKRGEENPLYARFDDLLDIARTYDMTLSLGDGLRPGSLADSTDRAQMAELLTIGELVERARRAGVQAMVEGPGHIPLNEVATNVQIQKKLTGHAPFYILGMLPVDTTAGFDHIAGAIGGALAGWMGADMLCYLTPAEHLGLPTPEHVKEGVIAFKIAAHAADVARGNPRALERNRLMSEARYRLDWEGQFALCLYPEEARRLKEERGSKTKACSMCGPFCPMNLVEAVLKGRARMELPVG
- a CDS encoding nitrite/sulfite reductase; translated protein: MGETLFEKGRSLNQAEAEIRYLEAMIPRLEAGEEDPEDFRVYRLKNGIYGIRGRPEHHMVRIKLPAGRISPEALRVLAEVAEQYAENRLAHVTTRQAVQLHHVHRRYLPELLRKVNRVGLTTREACGHSIRAITCCPFAGVSPEEPFDVTPYAEATYRYFLRHPVGQNLPRKFKIAFEGCGTDHARTPIHDIGAVAALEGGKRGFRLYVGGGLGAAPMSAEPLEPFTPEEDLLPTILAVLRLFDRHGNRKVLTQARLKFLVKKWGIAAFREAVREERRIVKLTASGEDLKAWQPPQDSSPPPLPSPPRKPFSFAPGFDEWRRTNLFRQKQEGYYTVTVRLPLGDITPKGLRALAAIAETYAGEVRSAISQNLLLRFVPEEALGGLYEALLQAGLASPQAHTILDITRCPGADTCNLAITHSRGLAQALEAHLANLPLVRDPGLRPIAMKISGCPNSCGQHHIADIGFYGSSRKVGEREVPHYTLLLGGRTREGEARFGQIVARIPARRTPEAVERILRRYQQERQEGENFQAFLDRVGVASFKPLLADLQEIPPYEEAPGFYEDLGAEGEVFQVSLGRGECAV
- a CDS encoding uroporphyrinogen-III synthase; translation: MRLAYTGFRRREEFKVLAKKLGFTPLLFPVQATEKVPVPEYWDALWRLASGVDLFLATTGVGVRELLEGGRALGLDLEGSLRRAHRLARGTKAARTLRELGHPPHGVGDGTSLSLVPLLPEGPGAAALQLYGKPLPLLEKVLEEKGYRVLSLMPYRHLPDPKGIHLLEEGILAGGVDAVAFVAAIQVEFLFEGARNPEGLKEAFRRGVRAVAVGRVTADALREWGVAPFYVDQQERLGSMLQGFLRALREVV
- the thiS gene encoding sulfur carrier protein ThiS, which translates into the protein MVWLNGEAKPLEGKTLREVLEELGVEPSRVAVLLNEEAYPGRELPHRVLREGDVVEVVTLMQGG
- a CDS encoding phosphoadenylyl-sulfate reductase, encoding MDKVEAAKAIIQEALAGSQAPCFTCSFQAEDVAMLHLLLGERPDVPVLFLDTGYHFPEVYAYRDELRERLGFRLVNLTPNLSREEQEKLYGKLYETDPARCCQMRKVEPLFQALEGYDTWFTGLRREQSPTRANLKPLEEAILPSGHRLRKVSPLYDWTLKEVFAYLAVADLPYLPLYDQGYLSIGCAPCTAKPLDPKDPRSGRWAGKGKLECGIHLHGKEE